The following proteins are co-located in the Pseudomonas antarctica genome:
- a CDS encoding LysE family translocator translates to MTLETWLLFSGAALIVILIPGPLSLLMISNSLNYGLRRAYPAFLGGVFASICLLSASALGLGALLLASEQLFSALKIVGALYLFYLAWQSWQQSRQPAHAAEVPQAPAVPRFSALFGRAFVLGASNPKDILFFAAFLPQFLNSQQPFLPQLLIMIATWTVLDLLCKLTYGLGAHGAARYLRSGAGQSWFNRVSAALFSCAGVVSLLKAKAPI, encoded by the coding sequence ATGACCCTGGAAACCTGGCTGCTGTTCAGCGGCGCTGCTTTGATCGTGATCCTGATTCCCGGCCCGCTGTCGCTGCTGATGATCAGCAACAGCCTCAACTACGGCCTGCGCCGCGCGTACCCGGCGTTTCTCGGCGGCGTGTTTGCCTCAATTTGCTTGTTGAGTGCTTCGGCTCTGGGCCTGGGCGCTCTATTGCTGGCGTCGGAGCAGTTGTTCAGTGCCTTGAAGATCGTCGGTGCGCTTTACCTGTTTTATCTTGCCTGGCAAAGCTGGCAGCAATCGCGGCAACCGGCCCACGCTGCCGAAGTCCCGCAAGCACCTGCGGTGCCGCGCTTCAGCGCCTTGTTTGGCCGTGCCTTTGTGCTGGGCGCCAGCAACCCCAAGGACATCCTGTTTTTCGCCGCCTTCTTGCCGCAATTTCTCAACAGTCAGCAGCCGTTCCTGCCGCAGTTGCTGATCATGATCGCCACCTGGACCGTGCTCGACCTGCTGTGCAAGCTGACCTATGGCCTGGGTGCCCATGGCGCGGCGCGCTATTTGCGCAGCGGCGCCGGCCAGAGCTGGTTCAATCGGGTCAGCGCTGCGTTGTTCAGTTGCGCCGGTGTGGTGTCGCTGCTCAAGGCGAAGGCGCCAATTTAA
- a CDS encoding ureidoglycolate lyase: MRTLMIEPLTKEAFAPFGDVIETDGSDHFMINNGSTMRFHKLATVETATPEDNAIISIFRADAQDMPLTVCMLERHPLGSQAFIPLLGNPFLIVVAPLGDEPVSGLVRAFVTNGRQGINYHRGVWHHPVLTIEKRDDFLVVDRSGTGNNCDEHFFKEDERLILAPHQ, translated from the coding sequence ATGCGCACACTGATGATCGAACCCCTGACCAAAGAAGCCTTCGCCCCTTTCGGTGACGTTATCGAAACCGACGGCAGCGATCACTTCATGATCAACAACGGGTCGACCATGCGCTTTCATAAACTGGCGACGGTCGAAACCGCGACGCCTGAAGACAACGCCATCATCAGCATCTTCCGCGCCGACGCGCAGGACATGCCGCTGACCGTGTGTATGCTGGAGAGACACCCGCTGGGCAGCCAGGCTTTCATTCCGCTGCTCGGCAACCCCTTTCTGATCGTGGTCGCGCCACTTGGCGATGAACCTGTATCGGGCTTGGTCCGCGCCTTCGTTACCAACGGCAGGCAGGGCATTAATTACCATCGCGGCGTCTGGCACCACCCGGTGCTGACGATCGAAAAGCGGGATGACTTCCTGGTGGTTGATCGCAGTGGCACCGGCAATAACTGCGATGAGCATTTTTTCAAAGAGGATGAGCGGTTGATCCTCGCCCCCCACCAATAA
- a CDS encoding dermonecrotic toxin domain-containing protein produces the protein MTSSQDYPDDSSDNADADVAAEAALQGIRDELRQRVNVSTHPSRLINQIGLADWRCHASTQALIRLIGRSPKVLTVIRTELRNAFEIDPDSLLFTEHSPSNPPGVSEKVDSLTDRALLLLVQPWVPINTNLFTGLSVKGEPSRRLPYTPLQALERVVALTLFDRLARAHTEHWDTLAQGSWRTRRERWSELHAELFADRAFLARQLNELSSAGMALVQAVIDAPTAEARQRAGGEWACVRVGQVMWPGTPAVAIPGALHFYREGDPDGVPHVVYLPGVARHFYEYPSFVLLQCGVLTLNRLLFRDLWQCLPLSRRNALCRPADLSPALSVVRGLEIKGDALALGAQALLSEQWGNELACAVMINHAHVFSKQRPRPQPLEAVSFLAHVEKARKQLVGGARLGVLREQLLKWDQQRRSEEIIFASTAPGLALRTTEQQVKCYEKGLLALLNPDDPSAETPAYQEFVSLVNQLKVHAQALDTLMQGTQTRLLDLAFWTERPGGAGTLRRGSLFMNAQTEALRCEVQLQHRLKLLSAAHRDLVMEVVEQPLPSKRPGSETQVLWIAVGSEPDAFYSLHNVWVVTTAAAVRVPTRQRPVVLYAFGVKGGVQAFSGLDALTRSIKASLSSRDDSVLWGCVERDKRNDLRAHALRDTLAVRYLPIERKPALAAVQKMLGTYTRLHESTEDITRIFSEVKDAELSRALLTVELEEQLKAPVNSALSQAQANIELLRKAASEAKKWPAWLPDATRAQRKNFRRSQRLYLSSVFAYKNRLEQHLPDLETFARCALTARLSQDGISPQWDIDQPFIDMPDDVQGSFCGGASACPVGDNKIILTPSPTRTTFSLLQLLLHNLDPLAPWTQWRLNRARFLQPDAQQQLNAAYLIRMVSSLDIGGQYDALINQAFYPRIGANYTLSEGRIPELLNRALQAGVAHHLFSAIQRGLTAAAQSVFSTAMAARTPQDLLKNQHELQLYVVHLVGHTMQHDRYIAGIVLMHDKRSGLCLVYWPQATHALILTEYISLQQAHAELNRIGALPDNARALARQVAPGWAFEVLNYPLANVDEGVPAWNILTPTNVLVKGIWQGVEFIRSFRIKHLEPTALADEIEKQTLEQIASDPQDWLAIVATPHSNAQALLYHASVLELQRRTQAASHSGKALEEYRVRRLGEQHDATKRRLVGFFSPFFGLLNDVYELLLVARRYHRYGDPHDAVDVGFMSAFLATDLLSNFVPGPKKVGGGATRIARPALRPALGRIHRFRMTTSEVPHQTQSAVPQLKALAPFKIKGVPEGAVALKGPGKNGVYVKNAEPFVADDTHHYPLYRRRNEQSFRLQNKQAPGQDELILNIHQPREWLLAADAPQPGPSSGVLNPWRAPLPDWQPPDPRTATEPRILQSRTTDTRWLDWRTQVHPNQIVNSPTPGVFEVGMAPTGSGLNARFLRVARPNTSILDPDSGFYRMLPQSHQALSTDISFITRNEPLVSLAEVDIVRWTSTDILDQPIPVSRTPTGGWQNHPALFDRPLEQYVGEAFPTMTNRTREFTVRRMIELSGPRRPVTASHMLGIRATLDGWLPSAPARRGQTDDLLRMLRPIQRGGHSTLVSYQGAAPGFERMDFLPPVMLQPRLHRGGTPVRADRNTAQRAAVRIVLEQQGFTVQDLQVKRYRMRPTHESVAIHPNSPDRIYYISYEWVEMGHVRLNTRLKNGWFYIGFKSYTDAALAVTVSKALQENRLVRILAGIQWPIKGDISPTVYFIKLAPSP, from the coding sequence ATGACCTCTTCCCAAGATTATCCCGACGATTCATCTGACAACGCCGACGCTGACGTCGCTGCCGAAGCCGCGTTGCAGGGCATTCGTGATGAGTTAAGGCAGCGGGTTAATGTGTCTACCCACCCCAGTCGCCTGATCAATCAGATCGGCCTTGCCGACTGGCGCTGCCACGCGTCGACACAGGCGCTTATACGCCTGATAGGGCGCTCGCCAAAAGTCTTGACGGTGATCCGTACCGAACTGCGCAACGCATTTGAGATTGACCCCGACAGCCTGCTGTTTACCGAACACAGCCCCTCCAACCCGCCAGGCGTATCCGAGAAAGTCGACAGCTTGACCGATCGAGCGTTGTTGCTGCTGGTTCAGCCCTGGGTGCCTATTAATACCAATCTATTCACTGGCTTGAGTGTCAAGGGCGAGCCGAGTCGTCGGTTGCCTTATACACCGTTGCAAGCACTGGAGCGCGTTGTCGCGTTGACGCTTTTTGACCGGCTGGCCCGCGCGCATACCGAGCATTGGGACACGCTGGCGCAGGGTTCCTGGCGTACACGCCGGGAGCGTTGGAGTGAGTTGCACGCGGAACTCTTCGCTGACCGCGCCTTTCTGGCGCGGCAACTGAACGAGCTATCGAGTGCGGGAATGGCCCTGGTCCAGGCAGTGATCGATGCCCCGACCGCTGAGGCGCGCCAGCGTGCAGGTGGGGAGTGGGCCTGCGTGCGGGTAGGCCAGGTGATGTGGCCCGGTACGCCTGCGGTGGCGATCCCCGGTGCATTGCATTTTTACCGTGAGGGCGACCCTGACGGTGTGCCTCATGTCGTTTACCTGCCGGGTGTGGCCCGTCACTTCTATGAGTACCCATCCTTCGTCTTGCTTCAATGTGGCGTGCTGACGCTGAACCGGTTGCTGTTCCGTGATCTCTGGCAGTGCCTGCCGTTAAGTCGTCGCAATGCGTTATGCCGGCCTGCGGACTTGTCCCCGGCGCTCAGTGTTGTCCGCGGTCTGGAGATCAAGGGTGATGCGCTGGCGTTAGGCGCGCAGGCGTTGCTGAGTGAGCAATGGGGGAACGAATTGGCCTGTGCCGTGATGATCAATCACGCCCACGTATTTTCTAAACAACGGCCTCGGCCTCAGCCGTTGGAGGCCGTGTCGTTTCTCGCGCACGTGGAGAAGGCCAGGAAGCAACTGGTCGGTGGCGCGCGGCTCGGCGTCCTTCGGGAGCAATTGCTCAAATGGGACCAGCAACGGCGAAGCGAAGAAATCATTTTTGCCAGCACGGCGCCCGGCCTGGCCCTGCGCACCACAGAGCAGCAGGTCAAGTGTTACGAAAAAGGTCTGCTTGCGCTGCTGAATCCGGATGACCCCAGCGCAGAGACGCCTGCGTATCAGGAATTCGTGTCGCTGGTGAATCAACTCAAGGTCCATGCCCAGGCATTGGATACCTTGATGCAGGGTACGCAGACACGGCTGCTCGATTTGGCTTTTTGGACTGAGCGCCCCGGTGGCGCGGGCACGCTCAGGCGTGGCTCCCTGTTCATGAACGCGCAAACCGAAGCGCTGCGCTGTGAGGTTCAGTTGCAACACCGGCTCAAGCTGTTAAGCGCAGCCCATCGGGACTTGGTTATGGAGGTGGTGGAACAGCCTTTGCCGTCTAAACGCCCAGGCAGTGAAACCCAGGTGTTATGGATCGCGGTGGGCAGTGAGCCAGACGCTTTCTACTCACTCCATAACGTGTGGGTGGTGACGACAGCCGCGGCAGTGAGGGTTCCGACCCGCCAGCGTCCGGTGGTCCTGTACGCTTTCGGGGTAAAGGGTGGGGTGCAGGCTTTTTCCGGGCTGGATGCATTGACTCGAAGCATCAAGGCAAGCCTGAGCAGTCGGGATGACTCCGTGCTGTGGGGCTGTGTCGAGCGCGATAAACGTAACGACTTACGCGCACATGCGTTGCGTGACACCTTGGCCGTGCGCTACTTGCCCATTGAGCGCAAGCCCGCGCTGGCCGCTGTGCAGAAAATGCTTGGGACCTACACTCGCTTGCACGAAAGCACTGAGGACATCACGCGAATTTTCAGTGAGGTCAAGGACGCCGAGCTGAGCCGCGCGCTGCTGACAGTTGAGCTGGAGGAACAGCTGAAGGCTCCCGTCAATAGTGCCCTGAGCCAGGCCCAGGCCAATATTGAGTTGCTGCGCAAGGCTGCGTCTGAAGCGAAAAAATGGCCGGCATGGTTGCCGGATGCAACGCGTGCCCAGCGTAAAAACTTCAGGCGCTCGCAGCGTCTTTATCTGAGTAGCGTATTCGCCTATAAAAACCGGCTTGAACAACATCTGCCCGACCTGGAGACGTTCGCCCGCTGCGCCTTGACCGCCCGTTTGAGTCAGGACGGTATCTCGCCGCAATGGGATATTGACCAACCCTTTATTGATATGCCTGATGATGTTCAAGGCAGCTTTTGTGGGGGAGCAAGCGCCTGTCCCGTGGGCGATAACAAAATAATACTGACCCCGAGCCCTACGCGTACAACCTTCAGTCTGCTGCAATTGTTGCTGCATAACCTGGACCCGTTGGCGCCCTGGACGCAGTGGCGATTGAACCGCGCGCGCTTTCTGCAACCTGACGCGCAACAACAACTCAACGCCGCTTATCTGATCCGTATGGTGTCCTCGCTGGATATCGGCGGCCAGTACGACGCGTTGATCAACCAGGCGTTTTATCCGCGTATTGGCGCCAACTACACGCTCAGCGAAGGGCGTATTCCCGAGTTGTTGAATCGCGCGTTGCAAGCCGGCGTTGCGCATCATCTTTTTTCGGCGATTCAACGCGGGCTGACGGCGGCTGCACAAAGCGTATTCAGCACCGCGATGGCGGCCCGAACGCCGCAAGACCTGCTGAAAAACCAGCATGAACTGCAACTGTACGTGGTTCATCTGGTGGGTCACACGATGCAGCATGATCGCTATATCGCAGGGATAGTGCTGATGCACGACAAGCGTTCCGGGCTGTGCCTTGTCTATTGGCCCCAGGCCACGCACGCGTTGATCCTCACCGAGTACATCAGCCTGCAACAGGCCCATGCTGAATTGAACCGTATCGGCGCATTGCCGGATAATGCCAGGGCGCTGGCGCGGCAGGTTGCACCCGGCTGGGCATTTGAGGTGCTCAATTACCCTCTGGCTAACGTCGACGAGGGCGTCCCGGCCTGGAATATACTCACGCCTACCAATGTTCTGGTGAAAGGGATTTGGCAGGGGGTTGAGTTCATTCGCTCGTTCCGCATCAAGCATCTGGAGCCGACGGCGCTTGCTGATGAGATCGAAAAGCAAACCCTTGAGCAGATTGCCAGTGATCCGCAGGACTGGTTGGCGATTGTCGCCACGCCCCACAGCAATGCTCAGGCGTTGCTGTACCACGCCAGCGTGCTTGAACTGCAACGCCGAACCCAGGCTGCCAGCCATTCCGGCAAGGCGCTTGAGGAATACCGGGTCCGCCGCCTTGGCGAACAGCACGACGCCACCAAACGCAGGTTGGTCGGTTTTTTCAGTCCGTTTTTCGGGCTGTTAAATGACGTCTATGAGCTGTTGCTGGTGGCGCGGCGTTATCACCGCTATGGAGACCCCCACGATGCGGTCGATGTGGGCTTTATGAGCGCCTTTTTGGCGACTGATTTGTTATCGAACTTTGTACCTGGCCCCAAGAAGGTGGGCGGTGGTGCGACTCGCATTGCGCGGCCTGCACTGAGGCCAGCCTTGGGGCGAATACACCGTTTTCGTATGACGACGAGCGAGGTTCCTCACCAAACGCAGTCAGCCGTGCCTCAACTCAAAGCCCTGGCGCCATTTAAAATCAAGGGTGTGCCTGAGGGGGCTGTAGCCTTGAAAGGGCCGGGTAAGAACGGTGTTTACGTGAAAAATGCCGAGCCATTTGTGGCGGATGACACACACCATTACCCACTTTATCGGCGCCGGAACGAACAGTCGTTTCGCCTGCAAAACAAGCAGGCACCGGGGCAAGACGAACTGATCCTGAACATCCACCAGCCCAGGGAGTGGTTGCTCGCAGCGGACGCACCGCAACCGGGGCCGAGCTCAGGAGTACTTAACCCATGGCGCGCTCCCTTGCCGGATTGGCAACCACCTGACCCGCGTACGGCGACTGAGCCGCGGATTCTTCAGTCGCGCACTACGGATACCCGTTGGCTGGATTGGCGTACTCAAGTTCATCCCAATCAAATAGTGAACTCCCCGACTCCCGGGGTATTTGAGGTGGGTATGGCACCAACAGGGTCTGGGCTCAATGCCAGGTTCTTGCGCGTGGCTCGTCCTAATACCTCCATCCTGGATCCGGACAGTGGTTTTTACAGGATGCTCCCCCAGAGTCATCAAGCACTGTCGACCGATATCTCGTTTATCACCCGAAATGAGCCCCTGGTGTCATTGGCTGAGGTCGATATCGTGCGTTGGACAAGCACTGATATTCTCGACCAGCCCATTCCAGTATCACGCACCCCGACAGGTGGATGGCAAAACCATCCGGCATTGTTCGACAGGCCTTTGGAGCAATATGTGGGCGAGGCTTTTCCCACCATGACGAACAGAACACGGGAGTTTACGGTCAGGAGGATGATTGAGCTGTCAGGTCCGCGACGCCCGGTAACGGCAAGTCACATGCTTGGCATCCGTGCGACGCTGGACGGGTGGTTACCCTCGGCCCCTGCCAGGCGGGGTCAAACGGATGATTTGCTGAGGATGTTACGGCCAATTCAAAGAGGGGGGCATTCAACACTTGTCAGCTACCAAGGTGCGGCACCGGGTTTTGAACGCATGGACTTTCTGCCACCGGTCATGCTGCAGCCCAGGCTTCATCGAGGTGGGACACCTGTTAGGGCGGATAGAAATACCGCGCAGCGTGCGGCAGTCCGAATTGTTTTGGAGCAGCAGGGTTTCACTGTTCAGGACCTCCAGGTTAAACGTTACCGAATGAGGCCCACTCATGAATCGGTTGCTATTCATCCCAATTCGCCAGATCGCATCTATTACATTTCATATGAATGGGTCGAGATGGGCCATGTCCGCTTGAACACCAGATTGAAGAATGGCTGGTTTTATATAGGGTTCAAGTCCTACACAGATGCTGCGCTGGCGGTTACGGTCAGCAAAGCGCTGCAGGAAAATCGCCTGGTTCGGATCCTGGCGGGCATCCAGTGGCCTATCAAAGGCGACATCTCGCCAACCGTTTATTTCATTAAATTGGCGCCTTCGCCTTGA
- a CDS encoding NCS2 family permease: MESRKSEAPTLDLAAPQGGWLERLFKLSLHGTTVKTELIAGLTTFITMAYIIFVNPNIMADAGIDHGAAFVATCIAAALGCLLMGLYANWPVGLAPGMGLNAFFTYTVVGTMGYHWETALGAVFISGVLFMGLTLSRVREWLLNSIPVSLRHAMGAGVGLFLGVIGLKTAGIIVDSPATLIKLGSLHEPAPLLAAVCFLLIAILSYHRVFGAILISIIAVTLAGWGLGLVHYNGILSTPPSLAPTWMAMDVKGVFNVSMISVVFAFLFVHMFDTAGTLMGVAQRAGLVGADGKIHNLSRALKADSASSVFGAMVGVPPVTSYVESAAGVAAGGRTGLTAVTVGVLFVAAMFFAPLAGMIPAYATAGALIYVAMLMMASMAHINWDEATDSIPAIVTAIMMPLTFSVADGIALGFITYVALKAGTGKYREISISLWVLCAIFIAKFIFL, from the coding sequence GTGGAAAGCCGCAAATCCGAAGCCCCAACGCTGGACCTGGCCGCACCGCAAGGCGGCTGGCTGGAACGCCTGTTCAAACTGAGCTTGCATGGCACCACAGTGAAGACCGAGCTGATTGCCGGCCTCACCACCTTCATCACCATGGCCTACATCATCTTCGTCAACCCCAACATCATGGCCGACGCCGGAATCGATCATGGTGCAGCGTTTGTCGCCACCTGTATCGCCGCCGCACTGGGTTGCCTGTTGATGGGCCTGTACGCCAACTGGCCAGTCGGCCTGGCGCCGGGCATGGGCCTGAACGCGTTTTTCACCTATACCGTGGTCGGCACCATGGGCTATCACTGGGAAACGGCGCTGGGTGCGGTGTTTATCTCGGGCGTGCTGTTCATGGGCCTGACCCTGTCCCGCGTGCGTGAATGGCTGCTCAACAGCATTCCAGTGAGCCTGCGCCACGCCATGGGTGCCGGTGTCGGGTTGTTTCTCGGCGTGATTGGCCTGAAAACAGCCGGCATCATCGTCGACAGCCCGGCCACGTTGATCAAACTCGGCTCACTGCACGAGCCCGCCCCGCTGCTGGCGGCGGTGTGCTTTTTGCTGATTGCGATCCTCAGCTACCACCGGGTATTCGGCGCCATCCTGATCAGCATCATCGCCGTGACCCTGGCCGGATGGGGCCTGGGCCTGGTGCACTACAACGGCATTCTCTCTACCCCACCGAGCCTGGCACCGACCTGGATGGCCATGGACGTGAAGGGTGTGTTCAATGTCAGCATGATCAGCGTGGTGTTTGCCTTTTTGTTTGTGCACATGTTTGATACCGCCGGCACCTTGATGGGCGTTGCACAACGCGCCGGCCTGGTCGGTGCGGATGGCAAGATTCATAACCTGTCCCGCGCGTTAAAGGCCGACAGCGCTTCCAGCGTGTTCGGTGCCATGGTCGGCGTGCCACCCGTGACCAGCTATGTGGAAAGTGCTGCCGGTGTAGCCGCCGGCGGTCGCACCGGGCTGACCGCCGTGACAGTGGGCGTGCTGTTTGTGGCCGCTATGTTCTTTGCGCCGCTGGCCGGCATGATCCCGGCTTATGCCACTGCAGGCGCACTGATTTACGTGGCGATGCTGATGATGGCGAGCATGGCCCATATCAATTGGGATGAAGCCACCGACAGCATTCCGGCGATTGTCACGGCAATCATGATGCCGCTGACCTTCTCGGTCGCCGACGGTATCGCCCTGGGCTTTATCACGTACGTGGCGCTCAAGGCCGGCACCGGCAAGTACCGCGAGATTTCCATCAGCCTGTGGGTGTTGTGCGCGATTTTCATCGCGAAATTCATCTTCCTGTAG
- the uraD gene encoding 2-oxo-4-hydroxy-4-carboxy-5-ureidoimidazoline decarboxylase, whose amino-acid sequence MTAFQTLKPSTLSRDEFINAFADIYEHSPWVAEKAFDLGQDASIDEIETLHQRMSDILLSADHASQLALINAHPDLAGKAAVQGELTEASTNEQAGAGIHQCSSDEFSRFTELNDAYKAKFKFPFIMAVKGSNRHQILAAFETRIHNPADAEFQCALAEINKIALFRLLTL is encoded by the coding sequence ATGACTGCGTTCCAAACCTTGAAACCGTCGACCCTGAGCCGCGATGAATTCATCAACGCCTTCGCCGACATCTACGAACATTCGCCATGGGTGGCCGAAAAGGCCTTCGACCTGGGCCAGGACGCCTCGATCGATGAGATCGAAACCCTGCACCAGCGCATGAGCGACATCCTGTTGAGTGCCGATCATGCCAGCCAGCTGGCGCTGATCAACGCTCACCCGGACCTGGCCGGCAAAGCCGCCGTCCAGGGCGAGTTGACCGAAGCCAGCACGAATGAACAAGCTGGCGCCGGTATTCACCAATGCTCGAGCGACGAGTTTTCGCGCTTCACCGAGCTGAACGACGCTTACAAAGCCAAGTTCAAGTTTCCCTTCATCATGGCGGTAAAAGGCAGCAACCGGCATCAGATCCTGGCCGCGTTCGAAACGCGCATTCACAACCCGGCAGACGCCGAGTTCCAATGCGCGCTGGCCGAGATCAATAAAATCGCGTTGTTCCGATTACTGACCCTTTAG
- the uraH gene encoding hydroxyisourate hydrolase translates to MGRLTTHVLDAAHGCPGSHIKVELYRVEGAQLELVATATTNSDGRCDAPLLQGDDYVSGVYQLQFNAGDYYRARGVQLPAPAFLDVVVLRFGISAEQDHYHVPLLISPYSYSTYRGS, encoded by the coding sequence ATGGGACGTTTGACCACACACGTTTTGGACGCCGCACACGGCTGCCCCGGCAGTCACATCAAGGTCGAGCTGTACCGCGTCGAAGGCGCGCAGCTGGAGCTGGTTGCCACCGCCACTACCAACAGCGACGGCCGTTGTGATGCGCCACTGCTGCAAGGCGACGATTACGTCAGCGGTGTCTATCAGCTGCAATTCAACGCCGGCGACTACTACCGCGCCCGTGGGGTGCAATTGCCTGCACCTGCGTTCCTCGACGTGGTGGTGCTGCGCTTCGGCATCAGTGCCGAACAGGATCACTACCATGTGCCACTGCTGATTTCGCCTTACAGCTACTCCACCTATCGCGGTAGCTGA
- the puuE gene encoding allantoinase PuuE, with product MSADYPRDLIGYGSNPPHPHWPGKARIALSFVLNYEEGGERNILHGDKESEAFLSEMVSAQPLQGERNMSMESLYEYGSRAGVWRILKLFKAFDIPLTIFAVAMAAQRHPDVIRAMVAAGHEICSHGYRWIDYQYMDEAQEREHMLEAIRILTELTGERPLGWYTGRTGPNTRRLVMEEGGFLYDCDTYDDDLPYWEPNNPTGKPHLVIPYTLDTNDMRFTQVQGFNKGDDFFEYLKDAFDVLYAEGAEAPKMLSIGLHCRLIGRPARLAALKRFIEYAKSHEQVWFTRRVDIARHWHDTHPYTGAAK from the coding sequence GTGAGCGCTGACTACCCACGCGACCTGATCGGTTACGGCAGTAACCCTCCTCACCCACACTGGCCGGGCAAGGCGCGCATCGCGTTGTCTTTCGTACTGAACTACGAAGAAGGCGGCGAGCGCAATATTTTGCACGGTGACAAAGAGTCCGAAGCCTTCCTCTCGGAAATGGTCTCGGCCCAACCGCTGCAAGGCGAGCGCAACATGAGCATGGAGTCGCTGTACGAATACGGCAGCCGTGCCGGTGTGTGGCGCATCCTCAAGTTGTTTAAAGCATTCGATATCCCGCTGACCATCTTCGCCGTGGCCATGGCCGCCCAGCGCCACCCGGATGTGATCCGCGCGATGGTCGCCGCCGGTCACGAGATCTGCAGCCACGGCTATCGCTGGATCGACTACCAATACATGGACGAGGCCCAGGAGCGCGAGCACATGCTCGAAGCGATCCGCATCCTCACCGAACTGACCGGCGAGCGCCCACTGGGCTGGTACACCGGGCGCACCGGCCCCAACACACGGCGGCTGGTGATGGAGGAAGGCGGCTTCCTCTACGACTGCGACACCTATGACGACGACCTGCCCTACTGGGAACCGAACAACCCCACCGGCAAGCCGCACCTGGTGATTCCCTACACCCTGGACACCAATGACATGCGCTTCACCCAGGTCCAGGGTTTCAACAAGGGCGACGACTTTTTCGAGTACCTCAAAGACGCCTTCGACGTGCTCTATGCCGAAGGCGCTGAAGCCCCGAAAATGCTTTCCATCGGCCTGCATTGCCGCCTGATCGGCCGCCCTGCCCGCCTGGCCGCCCTGAAGCGTTTTATCGAGTACGCCAAAAGTCACGAACAGGTGTGGTTCACTCGCCGAGTCGACATTGCCCGTCACTGGCACGACACCCATCCGTACACGGGAGCGGCGAAATGA
- the alc gene encoding allantoicase has translation MKAYAVPFEKFVNLADARLGTKILSVTDDWFADANRLFQPTPAVWKEGVFDDNGKWMDGWESRRKRFEGYDSAVIRLGVPGSIKGVDIDTSFFTGNFPPSASLEACFLASGDPDENTQWVEVLSAVELQGNSHHYHEINNDKAFSHLRFNIYPDGGVARLRVYGVPFRDWSSVGDNEQVDLAAALNGGRALACSDEHFGRMSNILNPGRGINMGDGWETARRRTPGNDWVIVALGHPGEIEKIVVDTLHFKGNYPDTCSIQGAFVKGGTDSQIETQSLFWRELLPAQKLEMHAEHTFAEQIKALGPITHIRLNVFPDGGVSRLRVLGKVAK, from the coding sequence ATGAAAGCTTACGCCGTACCTTTCGAGAAGTTCGTCAACCTGGCCGACGCCCGTCTTGGCACCAAGATTCTTTCGGTGACCGATGACTGGTTCGCAGACGCCAACCGCCTGTTCCAGCCGACTCCGGCCGTGTGGAAGGAGGGCGTTTTCGATGACAACGGCAAGTGGATGGACGGCTGGGAGTCGCGCCGCAAGCGCTTCGAAGGCTACGACAGCGCGGTGATCCGCCTGGGCGTACCGGGCTCGATCAAAGGCGTGGACATCGACACTTCATTCTTCACCGGCAACTTCCCGCCGTCGGCCTCCCTGGAAGCCTGCTTCCTGGCCTCGGGCGATCCTGACGAAAACACCCAGTGGGTGGAAGTGCTCTCGGCCGTCGAGCTGCAAGGCAACAGCCACCACTACCACGAGATCAACAACGACAAAGCCTTCAGCCACTTGCGCTTCAACATCTACCCGGATGGCGGCGTGGCCCGTCTGCGTGTGTACGGTGTGCCGTTCCGCGACTGGTCGTCGGTGGGTGACAACGAACAAGTCGACCTGGCTGCAGCCTTGAACGGCGGTCGTGCCCTCGCTTGCTCCGACGAACACTTCGGGCGCATGAGCAACATCCTCAACCCGGGCCGTGGCATCAACATGGGCGACGGCTGGGAAACTGCCCGTCGTCGTACACCGGGCAATGACTGGGTGATCGTCGCGCTGGGCCACCCGGGTGAGATCGAGAAAATCGTGGTCGACACCCTGCACTTCAAGGGCAACTACCCGGACACCTGCTCGATTCAGGGCGCGTTCGTGAAGGGCGGCACCGACAGCCAGATCGAAACCCAATCGCTGTTCTGGCGCGAACTGCTGCCGGCGCAGAAACTGGAGATGCACGCCGAACACACCTTCGCCGAGCAGATCAAGGCACTGGGCCCAATCACCCACATCCGCCTGAACGTGTTCCCGGATGGTGGTGTGAGTCGCCTGCGAGTCCTGGGCAAAGTCGCCAAGTAA